ATTTGTTTCTTATTTCATTCAAAAGTTTGATTATTTCTGCAAAACCAAGAAACATTGTTCCACTTATCAAAGAAGCACACCAATAGACAAAAGCGATAGCAAAGGAAAACTCTGTATCAGTATATGTATAATAATATCCTCTTTCTACCTCTACTGTTCCCAATACAATACCAGCAATAAATCCACCAATAAATACAATCCACGCTATAACAGTTAATGCTGTTGCAATAGGATTGTCTTTGTTAAAATGATTAAGAATTACATCTTCTGTTTGTTTGGAATATTTTTTAACTTCTTCATATTCTTCATCAGATACATCTATTGGCACTTTTTTATAATACTTGCTAGTTTGAGTTTGGCTATCCCATTCATAACAGGAAAACTCATCACTTTGTTTATTATCAGGTGAATATACTTTTTCAAACAAGCCCAAGTCAATTAAAGTTTTTTTCTTTGCTTCTTCCTGTTTTTTGTTTAGTTCTTCTTGCTTTTTTAATTCTTCCTCTTTTTTTGCTTCAAAAAAGGCTTTTAATTTTTCATTCATTTTTATTCCCTCCAAAATATGTATATAGATATTATAACAGAAATACATATAAAAGTCAATCCTTGTGAATACATTTTGAATATCTTTGTAATATATATTTTGATATTTATAAACATTATAATTGTATCAAGGAGTGAATACATTATGGCAAAAAGTGTTATTAAGATAAATAAAAAAGGTGAAGATGGTTATAAAATAATTTCTGTTCGCATTAAAGAAGGCACATTACAGAAAATAGATGATTTAGCAACTAAAAGTAATCGCTCAAGAAATGAATTGATAAATATAATACTTGAAAACTCTGTTGATGATGTAGAAATTAATTAACTATTGACCGCACAAAACGACTTGTGCGGTATTTTTTTGTCCTCCGTCACTTTAAAATTATAAACCCCTACTAAAAAAGCATACTGTATAAAAGGTTGAAACCTTTGGAACATTAGGTTAAAACCTAATGGCACTATTGCTAATGCGAACAATAAAAAATAAAAAGATACAGGATGCTTACTACAAATAAAACTTATTTGAGAAAGTTATAAAAGTAATAAAAAACAGAACGACTTAGAATGTCATCTAAATCGTTCTGTTTTGGTGGCAAATAACTTATTAAATAATACAATGCACCCCGAATTAACGATAGGTGCAATTACTCTGTTTTTTCAACATTATTTACTTTTTCATCTTTTAAGATATCCATCAATCTGCATATTACTTTTTTATCTAATTCGTTTGTTTCTTCTGCAAGTTCTTCGCGCTTGCACTCGTTCAACAAATTCTGTAGGTTATTTATTTCTTGGATGATACTGCTTTTGAAAATAAAAAATGACCGGCATAACCGGTCGTCAAATACAAAAGCGACTGACTCTCGTCAGCCGCTGTTTGCATTTACTCTTTACATTTTAGTTTTAATTTATCTTAGTCTTCAAATTTGACAAAAAGTTGTTGCGTTGTTTTTAACCTGTGCAAACACAACTTTACATTAATTTAGCAAATTTTTGTGTTGGGCCAAAATTGTTTCTTGCTTGGAAAATCCACAAAGGTTACAAAATTTCGTTCTTAAACCATGGTCACATTTATTATAGTTTAGGTAATGACCGATTATGGAATCTAATATACGCGAAGCAAACAT
This genomic window from Clostridia bacterium contains:
- a CDS encoding CopG family transcriptional regulator, with the protein product MAKSVIKINKKGEDGYKIISVRIKEGTLQKIDDLATKSNRSRNELINIILENSVDDVEIN